Proteins encoded together in one Deinococcus irradiatisoli window:
- a CDS encoding DinB family protein codes for MSRSQHYLRSFQMHRAALEDLYRELPDEQGQFRAWEEGMSFIGLADHLAGAVERLPAMLRGEAPSPVEGSADLAAARQRLSRSGEQFAQTLAGLSDEALSGPVTAFGGRQMPVSAVLDFLISHEAHHKGQVWMMARMVGVKPPMFVKLG; via the coding sequence ATGAGCCGCAGCCAGCACTACCTCCGCAGTTTTCAGATGCACCGCGCCGCCCTGGAAGACCTCTACCGCGAACTGCCGGATGAACAGGGCCAGTTCAGGGCCTGGGAAGAAGGCATGAGTTTCATCGGGCTGGCCGACCACCTCGCCGGCGCGGTGGAGCGCCTTCCGGCGATGCTGCGCGGCGAAGCGCCCTCGCCGGTCGAAGGCAGCGCCGATCTGGCGGCGGCGCGGCAGCGCCTTTCACGTAGCGGCGAGCAGTTTGCCCAGACGCTCGCTGGCCTCAGCGACGAGGCTCTTTCCGGACCTGTCACCGCTTTCGGCGGGCGCCAGATGCCGGTCAGTGCCGTGCTCGACTTTCTGATCAGCCACGAAGCGCACCACAAAGGTCAGGTCTGGATGATGGCGCGCATGGTCGGGGTCAAGCCGCCGATGTTCGTCAAACTGGGGTAA